A stretch of the Peromyscus leucopus breed LL Stock chromosome 10, UCI_PerLeu_2.1, whole genome shotgun sequence genome encodes the following:
- the LOC119088677 gene encoding LOW QUALITY PROTEIN: 60S ribosomal protein L29-like (The sequence of the model RefSeq protein was modified relative to this genomic sequence to represent the inferred CDS: substituted 2 bases at 2 genomic stop codons) codes for MDILKALTSKNHTTHNQSRKCHKNGIKXPRLQRXESLKGVDGKFLRNAGFAKKHIRKGLKKTQASGAKVVSACAEAIKTLVKPKTPKDPSRKLSHPASIAHPKLGKWIRIYVAKGHRLSQPKLKAQTKAEASAPAQAPKGAQALVKAP; via the exons ATGGACATCCTCAAGGCCCTCACT TCCaagaaccacaccacacacaaccaaTCTCGAAAATGTCACAAAAATGGCATCAAGTAACCCAGGTTACAAAGATAAGAATCTCTTAAGGGGGTCGACGGCAAGTTCCTGAGGAACGCGGGCTTTGCGAAGAAGCACATCAGGAAAGGCCTGAAGAAGACGCAGGCCAGCGGCGCGAAGGTGGTGAGTGCGTGTGCAGAGGCCATCAAGACCCTTGTGAAGCCCAAGACGCCAAAGGACCCCAGCCGCAAGCTCAGCCATCCTGCTTCCATCGCTCACCCCAAGCTTGGGAAGTGGATTCGAATCTACGTGGCCAAGGGTCATAGGCTCTCCCAACCAAAACTCAAGGCTCAGACCAAGGCAGAGgcctcagctccagctcaggctcCCAAAGGTGCCCAGGCCCTAGTGAAGGCACCATAG